The following proteins are co-located in the Microvirga ossetica genome:
- a CDS encoding adenylate/guanylate cyclase domain-containing protein, translated as MANLEDWIIEQGLRGSDVGSLLAGFADRLAQEGIPLVRAYLALPTVNPTIRVYTHVWTRSAGMIVEGVSHERNELAFEQSPFAHMMKTEQTSCYWLIEDPEAMKFDVFEDVRREGGTDYLARLFSFENTSAPDLRGIGISFSSSRPEGFSPEEIARIDALLPLLGLAAYRMTLFDLTVAMLDTYVGLSAGRRVLSGEIRRGFGTTLTAALLFADLRGFTTLADTAGINLIGRLDQHLEAMADPVAEQGGEVLKFMGDGVLAAFTITEDRSREDACRAAIRAAQIALERNAAVNRLHADKAPLSLDIALHCGDVFYGNIGAAGRLDFTVIGPAVNEVSRMEALCSSLDCAVILSDSVASVSSVPVRSLGRHRLRGIATERELFTFAPFSVWTA; from the coding sequence ATGGCGAATCTCGAAGATTGGATCATCGAACAGGGCTTAAGGGGAAGCGATGTCGGCTCGCTGCTCGCAGGATTCGCGGACCGGCTGGCGCAAGAGGGCATTCCCCTGGTCCGGGCCTATCTCGCGCTGCCGACCGTCAACCCGACGATCCGCGTCTACACCCATGTCTGGACCCGCTCGGCCGGCATGATCGTCGAGGGCGTCTCGCACGAGCGCAACGAGCTTGCCTTCGAGCAGAGCCCCTTCGCCCACATGATGAAGACCGAGCAGACGAGCTGCTATTGGCTGATCGAAGATCCGGAGGCCATGAAGTTCGACGTGTTCGAAGATGTCCGGCGCGAGGGCGGGACCGATTATCTTGCCCGCCTCTTCAGTTTCGAGAACACCAGTGCTCCGGACCTGCGCGGCATCGGCATCTCCTTTTCTTCGAGCCGCCCGGAAGGGTTCTCGCCGGAGGAAATCGCCCGTATCGATGCGCTCCTGCCGCTGCTGGGGCTCGCCGCCTACCGCATGACGCTCTTCGACCTGACGGTCGCCATGCTCGACACCTATGTCGGCCTCTCCGCCGGCCGGCGTGTGCTCAGCGGCGAGATCCGGCGGGGTTTCGGCACGACGCTGACCGCCGCGCTGCTCTTCGCCGATCTGCGCGGCTTCACGACTCTCGCCGATACCGCAGGAATAAACCTGATCGGCCGCCTCGACCAGCATCTCGAAGCCATGGCGGATCCGGTCGCCGAGCAGGGCGGCGAGGTGCTCAAGTTCATGGGCGACGGGGTCCTGGCCGCGTTCACGATCACCGAGGATCGCTCCCGCGAGGACGCGTGCAGAGCGGCGATCCGGGCGGCCCAGATTGCGCTCGAGCGCAATGCCGCCGTCAACCGCCTCCATGCCGACAAGGCGCCGCTCAGTCTCGACATCGCACTTCATTGCGGCGACGTGTTCTACGGCAATATCGGCGCGGCCGGCCGGCTCGATTTCACCGTGATCGGACCGGCGGTCAACGAGGTGAGCCGCATGGAGGCCCTGTGCAGCAGCCTCGACTGCGCCGTGATCCTGTCCGACAGCGTGGCCTCCGTGAGCTCGGTCCCTGTGCGTTCCCTCGGCCGGCACCGGCTGCGCGGCATCGCGACCGAACGCGAGCTCTTCACCTTTGCACCGTTCAGCGTCTGGACGGCCTGA
- a CDS encoding DUF1194 domain-containing protein: MRLVLNGLFVLGLLTAPARAESVDLELVFAADGSGSIDDAELRLQRQGWADALTNPDVLNGIKDGPAGAIAVAFMEWGGPSSQVLIVDWHVIRDAASAKVFADKLIGAPRGAYGFNSISNAIDFSVRLVETNAHEGTRKVIDVSGDGPNMNGRSLEQARGDALAKGFTINALAIRRPGSGRPGGPGGMSLEDYYGQSVIGGPGSFVEIADEMRPFALAARRKLLTEIAGTGGISRHASR, translated from the coding sequence ATGCGCCTTGTCCTGAACGGCCTTTTCGTCCTCGGCCTCCTGACCGCCCCCGCGCGGGCCGAGTCGGTCGATCTCGAGCTGGTTTTCGCCGCCGACGGGTCCGGCTCCATCGACGATGCGGAGCTGCGCCTCCAGCGCCAGGGCTGGGCCGATGCGCTCACCAATCCCGATGTGCTCAACGGCATCAAGGACGGCCCCGCCGGCGCCATCGCGGTCGCTTTCATGGAATGGGGCGGGCCGAGCTCGCAGGTGCTCATCGTGGACTGGCACGTGATCCGCGACGCGGCGAGCGCGAAGGTTTTCGCAGACAAGCTCATCGGCGCACCGCGCGGCGCCTATGGCTTCAACTCGATCTCCAACGCCATCGACTTCTCCGTACGCCTCGTGGAGACCAATGCCCATGAGGGCACGCGCAAGGTGATCGACGTGTCGGGCGACGGGCCGAACATGAACGGCCGGTCGCTGGAACAGGCGCGGGGAGATGCGCTGGCGAAAGGCTTCACCATCAACGCGCTCGCCATCCGCCGCCCCGGCAGCGGCCGACCGGGCGGACCCGGCGGCATGTCCCTGGAGGATTATTATGGCCAGAGCGTCATCGGCGGGCCGGGATCCTTCGTCGAGATCGCCGACGAGATGCGGCCCTTCGCCTTGGCCGCCCGCCGCAAGCTGCTGACGGAAATCGCGGGGACGGGCGGAATCTCACGTCATGCGAGTCGCTAG
- a CDS encoding branched-chain amino acid aminotransferase, with protein sequence MAWYSQTWNWFDGAWREGNPPLIGPRSHVSWLGSSVFDGARVFEGVAPDLDRHCERVNRSAPTIGLKPTMEAQAIVDLVREGVKKFAPGTALYVKPMYWGEAEGLATIAPDPESTQFCLSLFEAPMPVPGGLSVMKSSFRRPTIESMPTDAKAGALYPNNARVLREAREKGFDNALVCDALGNVAETGTSNVFMAKDGVVYTPYPNGTFLNGITRQRVIQLLRDDGTTVVESTLRYEDFAGADEIFISGNYSKVMPVLRIDSRDLQPGPFYRLARELYWAFAHDKGVLKAA encoded by the coding sequence GTGGCTTGGTATTCGCAGACCTGGAACTGGTTCGACGGCGCGTGGCGTGAGGGCAATCCGCCCCTGATCGGTCCGCGCTCCCACGTATCCTGGCTCGGCTCGTCGGTGTTCGATGGCGCCCGCGTGTTCGAGGGCGTCGCCCCGGATCTCGACCGGCATTGCGAGCGCGTGAACCGCTCGGCCCCGACCATCGGTCTCAAGCCCACCATGGAGGCGCAGGCGATCGTCGATCTCGTCCGCGAGGGCGTGAAGAAGTTCGCGCCGGGCACGGCCCTCTATGTGAAGCCGATGTACTGGGGCGAGGCCGAGGGCCTGGCGACCATTGCGCCGGATCCGGAATCGACCCAGTTCTGCCTGTCCCTCTTCGAGGCGCCGATGCCGGTGCCGGGCGGGCTCTCGGTGATGAAGTCGAGCTTCCGCCGCCCGACCATCGAATCCATGCCGACCGACGCGAAGGCGGGCGCGCTCTATCCCAACAATGCCCGCGTGCTTCGCGAGGCGAGGGAGAAGGGCTTCGACAACGCCCTCGTGTGCGACGCCCTAGGCAATGTGGCCGAGACCGGAACCTCCAACGTGTTCATGGCCAAGGACGGCGTGGTCTATACGCCTTATCCGAACGGCACGTTCCTGAATGGCATCACCCGCCAGCGCGTGATCCAGCTCCTGCGCGACGACGGCACCACCGTGGTCGAGAGCACCCTGCGCTACGAGGATTTCGCCGGCGCCGACGAGATCTTCATCTCGGGCAACTATTCCAAGGTGATGCCGGTGCTGCGCATCGACAGCCGCGATCTCCAGCCCGGCCCGTTCTACCGCCTCGCCCGCGAGCTCTACTGGGCGTTCGCCCATGACAAGGGAGTTCTCAAGGCGGCCTGA
- a CDS encoding GGDEF domain-containing protein, with amino-acid sequence MAKFVSHLDDETLRSLVEALNKSGQAVSIYDAGDNLRYANKTYQEIFLGDFEGPFTFSEILRYGARQGVGVRLDDDVEALIARTLPRRRSVARKSFETDFLDGRWFWIEHTVLPNGWVLTVGADITALKHNEKLLRMAHEAALLAARTDPLTGLPNRRHILELLDEALAASEATGACLCVAIIDIDRFKAINDRHGHEAGDAVLGHFAAICRGLVQEQDILGRMGGEEFVLLLPAAGSDAAFGIVERIRKGFTPAHFAAGAIDLPCTFSAGISEAVTGDDRASILRRADRALYAAKSAGRNCTTIGT; translated from the coding sequence ATGGCCAAGTTCGTTTCACATCTCGACGACGAGACATTGCGGTCCCTGGTGGAAGCTTTGAACAAGAGCGGGCAGGCGGTGTCCATCTACGATGCCGGCGACAACCTGCGCTACGCGAACAAGACCTACCAGGAGATATTCCTGGGCGATTTCGAGGGGCCGTTCACCTTCAGCGAGATCCTTCGCTACGGGGCACGGCAGGGCGTCGGCGTCCGGCTCGACGACGACGTGGAGGCCCTGATCGCCCGGACCCTGCCGCGGCGGCGGAGCGTGGCGCGCAAGTCGTTCGAGACCGACTTTCTCGACGGCCGCTGGTTCTGGATCGAGCACACCGTCCTGCCGAATGGCTGGGTGCTGACGGTGGGAGCGGACATCACCGCCCTGAAGCACAACGAAAAGCTCCTGCGCATGGCGCATGAGGCTGCGCTTCTCGCCGCCAGGACAGATCCTCTCACCGGCTTGCCGAACCGGCGCCATATCCTGGAGCTCCTCGACGAAGCGCTTGCGGCAAGCGAGGCGACCGGTGCCTGCCTGTGCGTCGCGATCATCGACATCGACCGTTTCAAGGCCATCAACGACCGGCATGGACACGAGGCGGGCGACGCCGTGCTCGGACATTTCGCTGCCATCTGCCGGGGATTGGTGCAGGAGCAGGACATTCTCGGACGGATGGGCGGCGAAGAGTTCGTGCTGCTGCTCCCCGCCGCGGGCTCCGACGCAGCGTTCGGGATCGTCGAGCGGATCAGGAAGGGCTTCACCCCGGCGCATTTTGCTGCCGGTGCGATCGATCTGCCCTGTACCTTCAGCGCCGGCATCAGCGAGGCCGTGACGGGAGACGACCGCGCCTCTATCCTGCGCCGGGCGGACCGGGCCCTCTACGCAGCCAAGAGCGCGGGACGGAACTGCACCACGATCGGCACGTGA